A single window of Flagellimonas maritima DNA harbors:
- the hemB gene encoding porphobilinogen synthase encodes MYPLIRNRRLRTSESIRRLVRETIVTPDDFLVPLFLVGGKHVKEEIPSMPNYYRLSLDNLEKEVKELWQMGLRAVLLFVKVPDDLKDNKGTEALNPEGLMQRAIKAVKNACPEMLVMTDVALDPFSSYGHDGIVADRQILNDETSEVLAEMSVSHAKAGADFVAPSDMMDGRILTIREALENEGFQNTGIMSYSAKYASAFYGPFRDALDSAPVDIANVPKDKKTYQMDYANRFEALKETQMDIDEGADIVMIKPGLCYLDIVREIKNEVDVPVAVYQVSGEYAMLKAASEKGWLDHDAVMLEQLTAIKRAGANIIASYFAKDFVRTIS; translated from the coding sequence ATGTACCCACTCATACGCAACAGAAGACTACGCACATCGGAATCCATACGAAGATTGGTTAGGGAAACTATTGTTACACCAGATGATTTTCTAGTACCATTATTTCTGGTTGGAGGAAAGCACGTAAAAGAAGAGATTCCTTCAATGCCAAACTATTATCGTTTGAGTCTGGACAATCTTGAAAAAGAAGTAAAGGAACTTTGGCAAATGGGGCTACGCGCAGTGTTACTTTTTGTGAAAGTACCAGATGATTTGAAGGACAACAAAGGTACGGAAGCCTTAAATCCTGAAGGACTGATGCAACGCGCTATCAAAGCCGTAAAAAATGCCTGTCCAGAAATGTTGGTCATGACCGATGTCGCCCTAGACCCCTTCTCTTCCTATGGGCACGATGGCATTGTTGCCGATAGGCAAATTTTGAACGATGAAACTTCAGAGGTTTTAGCGGAAATGAGTGTTTCACATGCGAAAGCTGGTGCCGATTTTGTTGCTCCCAGCGACATGATGGATGGTCGTATACTCACCATTCGAGAAGCGCTGGAAAACGAAGGGTTTCAAAATACGGGAATCATGAGTTATTCTGCCAAATATGCAAGTGCTTTTTATGGGCCATTTAGAGATGCTTTGGATTCAGCTCCCGTGGATATCGCCAACGTACCAAAAGATAAAAAAACGTATCAGATGGATTATGCCAACCGGTTCGAGGCTCTCAAGGAAACCCAAATGGATATTGATGAAGGAGCCGATATTGTTATGATCAAACCTGGACTTTGCTATTTGGACATTGTCCGTGAAATTAAGAATGAAGTTGATGTCCCAGTTGCCGTCTATCAGGTTTCAGGTGAATATGCCATGCTAAAAGCGGCTTCGGAAAAAGGTTGGTTAGATCATGATGCGGTGATGTTGGAACAACTAACCGCTATCAAAAGAGCGGGTGCTAACATTATTGCCAGTTATTTTGCAAAAGACTTTGTCAGAACAATCAGCTAA